From the Vulpes lagopus strain Blue_001 chromosome 22, ASM1834538v1, whole genome shotgun sequence genome, one window contains:
- the LOC121480808 gene encoding formin-like protein 3 encodes MCSPGDSSCWSCCRRWAARRSSLLAPCGCLGPARRAAWADKGLDLGARGTARPPPPAAAPARRPLPPAAPLFPSRNYVYGSAARAGHPGCQLQPPRRPEKRTSNSETAGVGGAGARTPAHAGPAPPSPAKRRCAPPKLLPGPQVRAAAASSPQPAERVFLKRPNKDVAVCNDGGRRSSWTLHGTYLCQGLSHIHSRQQPRTSGCCYSPIRRMRTRLRVKVLS; translated from the exons ATGTGTTCACCTGGGGACTCAAGCTGCTGGTCGTGCTGCCGCCGCTGGGCCGCCCGGAGATCCTCGCTCCTCGCCCCCTGCGGATGTTTAGGGCCCGCGCGCCGGGCGGCCTGGGCGGACAAGGGCCTGGACCTCGGGGCACGGGGCAcagcccgccccccgccccccgccgctgCCCCCGCCCGGCGACCGCTCCCTCCGGCCGCGCCTTTGTTTCCCTCCCGCAATTACGTGTACGGAAGTGCCGCCCGAGCCGGGCACCCGGGGTGCCAGCTGCAGCCTCCCCGGCGCCCCGAGAAGAGAACGAGCAACTCGGAGAccgctggggtggggggagcgggggcGCGCACACCTGCCCACGCGGGACCCGCGCCGCCGAGCCCCGCCAAACGCAGGTGCGCGCCGCCGAAGCTCCTACCCGGCCCGCAGGTGCGCGCCGCCGCggcctcctccccccagcccgCAG AACGTGTCTTTCTTAAACGACCGAACAAAGACGTCGCGGTATGTAACGACGGTGGTCGCAGAAGCAGCTGGACACTTCACGGGACTTACCTGTGCCAGGGCCTTTCACATATTCATTCTCGCCAACAGCCCCGTACCAGTGGGTGCTGTTACTCTCCCATTCGACGGATGCGAACACGGCTGCGTGTGAAAG